The genomic region TTTTTGAGGTAAGCTATGTTTCCTTTTTGGGGTAGTAGCTGCTACGGTGGCGAACCTATGTCTCGCAAAAGCTTTTTAGAACGTAGGCTTCGGTTTCTCAAGTGGATGCGAGACGATCTAGAAACCAAATTAGCGGGCATTAATGCGGCGATTGGTAAAGTAGAACAGCAGTTAGGTGAAGATGAAACAGCTCAGGTTTGAAGTTAGAGCTTGAGGCTATATCTATACGCTACAGCTAATTAGGTAAATCCGAGCGTAGTCCCAGTGAAGCAACTGGGACTTTTCTATTAGCGGCAGGGGTCAGCAGAATAGCGATAACTACGCTCGCGCTGCGCTAGTTTTACCGACTGACTGTCTACAATTGCGGCAGTAGTTTGGGGAGATCTTTCTTGCTTCAAAAGATCGCTTAGTAAAACTTGTTTGCCGTAAGGCACTCTCATTAGTAGCAATATAGTGCTTTATCTTTATCAGATTCATTCGTTAGATAGGACAGAGCCTTGAACCGAAGGCTAACCAATTGCTCGTAAAAAGGATTTAGCTTGCACAGAGGTGGAATGTGAAATAAAGTACGACCAAAAAGCTTAATGTCTCGTTCAAAAGGACAACTTGCTGGGATCGACTGGCATAATAACTTGGCAATCTTGCGATCGCGCACCTCTATATTATCAAACCATTGGTCAACCAAATTCCGTAGATTGAGAAGTTTCACCATAACGATCGCTCCTTGTAATCCAGTTGAATCATGCTTGGTTTTTTGAGTCTATTCATATCAAGATGCATACTCTCGAAAAATTGGTCTGACTCCACTTTTTCGCGTTACACCCCTTGAGTTATGAACACTAATCAATAATTGATTAGTATTCATAGTATGAAAGCGGTCTGTTTGCGATCGGGTTCAATCAGATGTATAACTTCGCGTATAACTTCTGCTAGCGGTAGCGGATAATTTAAGAGTAGAGATTACACAGCAGCGGACAGCAATAGAGGCGCGTTTTAAACCAGAGCGTCAGGAGGAAATGAGATCTAATGCTCGCATCACTAAAAGCACTTCTCACCTCAGTTGTAGACTATGCCGGACTGTTCCCCCCAGCAAAGCTTGACTTGCGACAAGCAATGGAGAATTACGTCCAAGACTTGGCATCACCCTACGCTTGGATGCTCAATCGCTTTGTCATCCCGATTTCCCGTTTGTCGGAGTTCGCGGAACTCTTACCAGCGTTTCCTTTAAAGCATTGGTCGCTCAGTCTTATTCTCTCTGGACTAGAATCAGAAATCGAGCAAGTGCGATCGCTCAATTATAGTGACAATGTAGCGATCGCAGCTCTTGAATTTTCTCCTCTTTCACCTTCATCAATAGAAAGAGTGTTGCCCAATCTTCCTACTGGAGTTGAAGCATTTTTTGAAATTCCCTTTAATAGCGACTTAAAGCCATATCTAAAGGTTCTGCGGCATACTGGTGCAGCAGCTAAAATTCGCACTGGCGGCGCGACCATCGATGCTTTTCCCAGCGTCACTCAATTGAGCCAATGCATCTTTTCATTTGCCGAAGCCCAAGTTCCTTTTAAAGCAACCGCAGGTTTGCACCACCCCTTACCAGCTCAATATCCCTTGACTAGCGAACCAGACAGTTCTGCCACATTAATGCATGGCTTCTTGAATGTGGCAACTTTAGCAGCACTCGCATACTGGCAAAAAGTCACGTCAACAGAAGCCTTAGAACTTCTCCAAGAATCCAGCAACACTTTCCAATTCAAACAAGATAGTATTTGCTGGCGCGATCGCTGTTTAGATATTTTAGAGATAGAAGCAGCTCGACAACATTTCTTCCGCTCATTCGGTTCCTGCTCCTTTCAAGAGCCAGTCAACGACCTCAAGCATGTTTTAAATTGGTAAGAAAGTGGTGCGTGGTGCGTGAAATATTTTTGACTTTTAACTTTTGACTTTTGACTTTTGACTTACTATGATCCGTCCCATCGATCGCACCCACAATCCAAATTTACGCAGTTGGGTTGACTCGGCAAATCAAAAGGACACTGATTTTCCGATCCAAAACCTGCCGTTTGGCGTGTTTCGACCTCGGAACAGCAATAATTCTCGAATTGGGGTGGCGATCGGCGATCAAATTTTAGATTTAACTGCGTGTTGCCAAGCTGGATTGCTGCAAGAACTTCCCCAGGAACTACAAGCTGCATGTACTGTACCTAAATTAAATCAATTGATGGCGATGGGAAGTAGAGCAGCCTCAGCATTGCGCGATCGCTTGAGTCAGCTATTACGAGCCGATGCCCAAAATCCCCCTTTAGAAAGCAAAATTCTTTACTCGATGTCTGAGGCAGAACTTTTATTACCTGCAGATATTGGCGACTATACTGATTTCTACGCTTCGATCTTTCATGCCACTAATGTTGGTAAGTTGTTTCGTCCCGACAATCCACTCCTGCCTAACTACAAACACGTCCCGATCGCTTACCACGGTCGTGCTTCTTCCATCGTGCCTAGCGGAACTGAGATCGCGCGTCCCAAGGGTCAGAGGAAAAGTTCTGGGGAGTCAGTGCCAAGTTTCGGATTTTCTCAACATTTGGACTACGAATTGGAAGTTGGGTTCTTCATTAGTAATGGAAATCAGCTAGGTCACCCCATCTCAATTGACGATGCGGAGGAACACATATTTGGGCTTTGCTTGGTGAATGATTGGTCGGCAAGAGATATTCAAGCTTGGGAATATCAGCCCCTCGGTCCCTTCTTATCCAAAAGCTTCGCAACGACGATTTCTCCTTGGGTAGTAACCCTAGAAGCTCTAGCACCATTCCGTTGTGCATCTTTTCAACGTCCCCAGGAAGATCCGCTACCACTGCCTTATCTTTCCTCAGCGCATGATACTCAACTAGGTGGCATTGACCTTACGGTAGAAGCACTAGTCCGCTCAGAGCAAATGCGTGCAGCAGAAATGCAGCCGTTTCGCTTAAGTCGTGCTTCTTTCCAGTCGATGTATTGGACTTTAGCTCAGATGCTCGCTCACCACTCAAGTAATGGTTGCAATCTCCGCTCTGGAGATTTGCTAGCCAGTGGCACAGTTTCTGGTGCTGAAGCAGGAACGCAAGGATGTTTACTCGAAATCACACAGCGTGGCTCAAAGCCGATTCAACTACCAACAGGCGAGGTAAGTTCCTACCTAAATGACGGAGATGAAATTGAGCTGCGCGGATACTGCGAGCAGGAAGGCTATGCCAGAGTTGGTTTTGGAGAGTGTCGAGGTAGAATTCTTTCAACTAGCTGACGTTCCAGTGATACTAAGTCTATTCGTGGGAATGGCAACGTATCTTTGAGAGTAGGTTGACAGTTATTCATTCGAGAATTAATTAGGTTTTTACCTATGCGAGAATGGTAACAATCTCTCTACGCATACATTTCATCGCTAGCTCCAAAGGGGTATCCCCATACTTGCTTCTAGTATTTAACTGTGCGCCCGCATCTACGAGTAGCTTGACCCCTTCAATATTATTTTGCACAACTGCATCGTGGAGAGCAGAGTATCCGTTGTAAGGACCCTGAGCATTGAGATCGATCCCATATTCAATTAAAACTTTCATCACTGCTGGATACCCCAGATAAGAAGCGGCGTGAAGTGCAGTTCCTTTCATGCTAGAGTCAACAGCACGAATATTAGCACCAGAGTTAAGCAACAGCCTGACCATTTCAGAGCCGCCATTGGCAGCACTAATTATGAGCAGGCTATTTCCATAACTGTCCGTTTGGTTAGCGTCCGCTCC from Chroococcidiopsis sp. SAG 2025 harbors:
- a CDS encoding Mo-dependent nitrogenase C-terminal domain-containing protein, whose translation is MVKLLNLRNLVDQWFDNIEVRDRKIAKLLCQSIPASCPFERDIKLFGRTLFHIPPLCKLNPFYEQLVSLRFKALSYLTNESDKDKALYCY
- the fahA gene encoding fumarylacetoacetase, encoding MIRPIDRTHNPNLRSWVDSANQKDTDFPIQNLPFGVFRPRNSNNSRIGVAIGDQILDLTACCQAGLLQELPQELQAACTVPKLNQLMAMGSRAASALRDRLSQLLRADAQNPPLESKILYSMSEAELLLPADIGDYTDFYASIFHATNVGKLFRPDNPLLPNYKHVPIAYHGRASSIVPSGTEIARPKGQRKSSGESVPSFGFSQHLDYELEVGFFISNGNQLGHPISIDDAEEHIFGLCLVNDWSARDIQAWEYQPLGPFLSKSFATTISPWVVTLEALAPFRCASFQRPQEDPLPLPYLSSAHDTQLGGIDLTVEALVRSEQMRAAEMQPFRLSRASFQSMYWTLAQMLAHHSSNGCNLRSGDLLASGTVSGAEAGTQGCLLEITQRGSKPIQLPTGEVSSYLNDGDEIELRGYCEQEGYARVGFGECRGRILSTS
- a CDS encoding ankyrin repeat domain-containing protein, whose protein sequence is MKNHLVTSTSLVAAVNDNNLELAKKLIASGADANQTDSYGNSLLIISAANGGSEMVRLLLNSGANIRAVDSSMKGTALHAASYLGYPAVMKVLIEYGIDLNAQGPYNGYSALHDAVVQNNIEGVKLLVDAGAQLNTRSKYGDTPLELAMKCMRREIVTILA